TTCGGGGTGAGGCCGCGTCTCAGGTTGTTTCTGTAAGCGGTAGAAATTTTACCTGTTTCTTCGGAGACGATGATGATGAGGGCATCACTTTCGGCAGCGAGAGCTTTAGCGGCGCGGTGGCGCATACCGTAGCCTGCATCGCCTTCGGCGTTACCGGTCGGCATTGGGAGAATGCAGCCTGCGGCGACAATCGACTTGCAGTTGAGAATCACGGCGCCGTCGTGCAAAGCGGAGTTCGGGAAAAACAATGCGCGCAAAAGTCTAGAGCTGATTCGTGCATCGAGGTATTCACCCGTATCAGCGTAGTTCTTGAGGCCCACGCGTTTTTCAAGCACGATGAGCGCGCCGGTCTTTGTCTTTGCCAAATCCTGAACGGCTGAGCAAATTTTCTGGGCGATGTCATCGAGACCGCTCGCGTGGAAGAGGATGTTTCGCAAGTCCACTTTACTCACGCTCTGACCGATTCGCGTAAGGGCGCTTCGAATTTCGGGCTGGAACAAAATCACGATGGCGATAATACCGAGCGTAGCGAGGTTACTGAGCATCCACACAAGCGTATGGAGTTCCCACCACTGCGCAATGAGCCATGCGAGAATAAGCAAAAAGCCGCCGAAAATCATCTGTGCTGCACGCGTCCCGCGGAACAGCAAAAAGATATAGTACAGAATGACTGATATGAGGAGAACGTCCAGAATGTCAGCCATACGAACATCGATGATGCCGAATAACTTAAACAGCGTCATGGGACTTCAAAGCCTCCAAATATAAAAGTGATTCTTTTGCTTCGCGAACATCGTGAACGCGGATAACGCTTGCACCGCCAAGGGCGGCGATAATGTCTGCGGTCACGGTCGGGATAAGTCTATCGCTTGTTTCAAGTCCAGGCATCTTTCCGATGTAGGACTTTCTCGACGTGCCGATCAAAACGGGGTAGCCGTCCTTGAGCATCACGTCCACGGACTTCATCAAGTCTATGTTGTCTTGAACCGTCTTTCCAAAACCGATACCCGGATCAATGCAAATGCGTTCTTTTTCGACACCGGCGTCAAGGAGCTTCTTCACCTGAGCCAAGAGTTCTTCTTGAACTTCCTGCACCACGTTTGTGTATGGCTTAAAGTCCTGCTGCATCGTTCCGAAGTTTCCGCGCATGTGGTTCAGCACCACGCTTGCCTTTGTGCTTGCAACGGTTTCTATCATCTTCGGGTCCATCATGCAGGCGCTGATGTCGTTGATGATGTGCGCACCGAGCTTCATGCATTCTTCGGCGACTTTAGCCTTGACCGTATCGACCGAGATGTAGAACTTGCGGAATCCCGGATTGTCGAGGTCTTCCGAAATGGTTGCGGTCTGTGCGAGCGCCTCTACGACGGGGCATACGCGGTCAAGTTCTTCCTGAACGCTCACGGGAGCACTCCCGGGGCGGCTGCTTTCACCGCCGATATCGAGAATCACAGCACCTTGTTCCACCAACGAAATGGCGTGCTCGTAAGCGGCTTCGGGCGTGTTATGCTTGCCTCCATCAAAGAAACTGTCCGGGGTAACATTCACGATACCCATGACAAGCGGCATCCTCGAAGCTGGAATGATGTCGTTTCCAATTTTCCAAGAGATTGCACGATTAGATTCTAATAGAGAGCGGAGCATTGAGCGACCTTATTCGTTTTCTTTCACAGAATTTGTAGCGGTTTCGTTGCCTGATGCAGGGGCGGGCTGCACGTCGGTAATCGGAGCTACCGGCGGTTGGTCACCCGGGTCAGGCGGCGGAGTATTTTCTTCTTCGCGTTTCTTTGCGAGCTCTTCCATGGCCTTGTACTGGCGGCTCTTCTTTGTACCGGTGAGCTTTTCGCCAGCCATGACCTTGTCGATTTCTTCGCGGTCGAGCACTTCAAATTCAAACAGCGCTTCGGCGAGGTCGGTGAGCTTGTCCTTGTGTTCTTCAAGGAGTTGTCTTGCCTTGTTGTCCATACGCTTGATCAAGTTGTTGATGGCGTTGTCGATCTTTTCGGCCATCATTTCAGACATTTCCTTCGGCTTACTGATTTCGCGTCCGAGGAATACTTCGCCATCGGCGCGGCTGTAGCAGACCGGTCCGATTTCTTCGTCAAAGCCCCATTCCGTCACCATCTTGCGGGCTAGTTCTGTCGCGCGCTGAATGTCGTTACTTGCACCTGTGCTCTGGTGGTTGAAGAAAATGAGTTCGGCGAGACGGCCGGACATCATGATCATGATGCGTTCTTCGGCGTATTCGCGGCTGTAGCTGACCTGGTCGCGTTCGGGCAAACTCATGGTCACACCGAGAGCGCGTCCGCGAGGGATAATCGTAATTTTGTGGAGCGGGTCGGAGTGCTTGCAGAGAAGCGTCATGAGGGCATGGCCTGCTTCATGGTAAGCGGTGTGGCGCTTTTCTTCGTCGGTCATGAGGAGCGTGCGGCGTTCAGCACCCATGCTGAGCTTGTCGCGTGCTTCTTCAAAGTCGAGCATCGTCACTTTCTTGTTGTTGAACCTTGCGGCGAGGAGCGCTGCTTCGTTCACCAAGTTTTCGAGGTCTGCACCGGCAAGTCCCGGAGTTCCCTTAGCGACTGCCTTCACATCGACATCATCGCCAAGAGGCACCTTGCGCTTTTTCAAGTGTACCTTCAAAATTTCTTCACGGCCCTTGAGGTCGGGGAGGCCCACCACAATCTGGCGGTCAAAGCGGCCCGGGCGGAGGAGAGCCTTGTCGAGCACATCCGGACGGTTCGTGGCGGCAATCAAAATCACGCCTTCGTTAGCGGTAAAGCCGTCCATTTCCACGAGCAACTGGTTCAAAGTCTGTTCGCGTTCGTCGTGACCGCCTCCGAGACCTGCACCACGCTGGCGACCCACGGCATCGATTTCGTCGATGAACAAAATGCACGGAGCGTTCTTCTTACCGGTTTCAAACAAGTCACGCACGCGGGATGCACCCACGCCAACGAACATTTCCACGAAGTCCGAACCCGACATGCTAAAGAACGGCACGCCTGCTTCGCCTGCAACAGCGCGGGCGAGGAGCGTCTTACCTGTACCCGGAGGGCCAACGAGCAAAGCACCCTTCGGGATGCGGCCACCGAGCTTGTCGTATTTCTTTGGATCCTTCAAAAATTCAACGAGTTCCTGCAAGTCCTGCTTGGCTTCGTCGCAACCGGCAACGTCATTGAACGTGGTCTTCTTCTGCGAGTTCAGCTGGCGCACTTGGCTCTTGCCGAACGAGAACGGGCTCTTACCGCCACCGCCCATCTGACGGCTCATCATGATATAGAAGAACGCAATCAGCAAAATGGCTGGCAAGAATGCAACGAGAGTATCAATCCAGGTGGTCGATTCGTGAATGACCTTGACCTTCACGCCCTTGAAAGCTTCCCAAGTCGAAATCTGCTCGTTCGAAATATCGAGCATGTGGCTCTTGAAATGCTTGTTCTTGGTGTCGGTGCTATTGCGAGTGAACCTGGCGAGAGCGCTTTGGCTCTTCTTGGCCTCGGCGATTTCTTCCGGGGACATCTCGTAAGCGCCTTCGATAATCACGCCATCGGGAGTCTTCTGGAGGGTGAGTTCAGTAATGACCTTGGTTGAATCGCCCATCATGGCTAAAAATTCGGTGCGGGTGATATCCTTGCTGGACTCTTTCCCGGTCATGGGGAACATGACGAAAAGCATGAGGAGCATGATGAGAACAATGATAAAATTCTTGTTCTTAAACGGAGCTGGCTTCTTTGGTTGATTCATTATAATCCTTTTCTTTCTTCTCGCAAGATACAAATTTTGCGGCTGAAAGCGCGTCTTTGAACTCGCAAATCCAGACAGTATGCGCTATTTTGACGACGGAACGCCGGCGATAAACCGCCCGGACCGGGATTTTCACGTGGGCAGGCTCCTTAGGACCGTAGAAAAAGCCAATCGGGAACCGAAAACCCTTTTCTGTGAGCCACAACCGGAACATTTCGGACAGATCTGCATTGGCGTATTCGCGTAGAATCTTGTTGAGCTTTTTCTTGTCCAGCGCAATCGTACGTATTGCATTGTCATCCTGAGGCGAAGCCGAAGTAAGCGGGAATCCCCTTGTGTCATCCTGAGCGAAGTCGAAGGATCTAGAGCATTTAGCGATTACTTTTGCATACGCTTTGTCTGCTAGCCCCGCAATCTTGCAAAGCTGTTGGATTGCCCCCGGACATTCTCGTTCCAGATTCGGCAAAAACTCGTGCCTAATCTTGTTGCGTGCGAACTTCACATCCGCATTGCTTTCGTCCTCGCACCAGCTTAAACCATTTTCGCGAGCATAGGCGAGGAGGTCGCTACGAGTGACGTTCAAGAATGGACGATAGATGTGAATGCAGGGAATGTCATGCCCGACTTGATCTCTTTGATCACTTAGTGCTTTAGCACTTATGTGAGCATGATCCGCGTATGGGGAGGGCATCTCCTTCTTGTCCAGAATCTCCCTTACTTCCTGAATCCCGCGGAGCCCGGCTAGCGTTGTCCCTCGCTTAAGACGCATATACATCGTCTCCGCCTGATCCCCCGCATGATGCGCCGTCACGATAGCTATCGTAACGCACCCTTCTTCAATGTCATCCCGGACTCCGTTCCGGGATCGCCATTTTTTATTCAGAGCAATCTCGACTAGCGCTTTATACCTTGCATCTCGTGCGTTCTCTTCTAGCGAACCGTCTGCATCTTTCAGAGCTTCACCATCCAACTTCTTCAAGAAAAACGGAACGTCGTGCGACTTTGCAAATTCTTCTACAAATTTTGCGTCTCTGTCTGCCGTTCCTTCGCGTAGCCCGTGATGTACATGCGCAATGCCTAGCCATTCAATTCCAAGTGCATCGCGGTTCTCGATAAAATAATGAGCCAAGCAAATAGAATCTAAACCGCCTGAAACTGCAAGCAGCAGGCGCTTAAAACCATGATGGCGAATATTTTCAACTAAATCGAAAGTCAATCAAATAGAGTTCAGGGCAAGAGTAAAATTCTTCTTAATCACCGTAGTCGATGTGTGGGTATTTGCTTAATGAATCTAAAGTTTCCTTTGTCGGGAGCGATCTTACGCATGTATAGAATTCATTTTGATTGTCGATGTCGTAGATGAATACGGGGCCATCGTCATAACGTTTGGGGCCAATATATTTGTCTCTAGCGCTGAGTAGAAAATTTTCATCTTTTTCTAAACATAGATTTTTTGTTATAAAAGCACTTTTGTTTTGTCGACTGCAAGTTTTGCCATTGCTAGAAAATACTTCAAGAAGATTTTCTCCTGTAGAATCAAGCCAAATGCTTTTGGTGTATTCAAAAGACTGGTTTGCAATAGAAAAAACTTGATGGTAATAGTCCATTTTTGAAAATTTGAAGACTCCAAGTTTTACTAAAACGGAACTCATGTATGGTTCGTACATTAATCCTAATGTGTTTAACAATATAAAGCTGTAGAGTGTTGATCTTTTTTGTTCAGTTTCTTTATTCCCGATGGAATCATCTTTTGCTAGAGTCCCTTTTTCGAAAGTTTTGGTAACATATAAGGAATCTTGCGTAAATTTCAAAGTACGATTGTATATAGCGAATTCATTTGAGGAGTCGCAGTTGACTTCGGTCTTTCCGTAAATCCTAGTGCATTTGGTCATATTCCATGTGCCGTAAAGACCGTTGTGGTCGTTGCTTAATGCCAATGTGTCAAGATTGTAGATTTCGTCGTAGAATTGTTGTCTCGAAGAATCATCAGATATTTTTCTTTGGGCCGGACTAATCCACATGGAATCTCCGACAATTTTGATTTTATTCGAGTTCCAGGGCTTGTTGTTTTCTCCCCATGTAAAAGTCTTGGATTCGGAATTGTAGTTACAGGAGACTGTTCCTCGGTTTAAGATACCTGAGTTTTCATCGTAACTGTATGTTGTGGAAAACGTATATCCATCGTTGGAACAGGCGATGAACAAAAATGCGATAATTGCAAGTGCAATAATTTTTTTCATAAAAAATTCCATTTTGTTTAGATAGCAAAAAAATAACAAAATTTTGAAATCAATCTTTTTTTGAAAGCTGTTTGATGCACTGCCTGAATTCGTAGTTGTTGTTCAAGTAAGAACTTAACATCTTTTCTTCTTTACCGGTGATGTTACTGTAGTCTGATATCACTTTTGAAGAATCATATGTTGCGGCTTCGCAGATTTCTTTGGTAATTTGATTTATTTGTGTCGAATGATATTCGCAGGTCTTTTCCCCATTCGAAACGGTCATGTCACGTTTCATCGTGATTGGGTTCTCAAGCATATCCTGGTTGTATTTGACATTTAAATTGGTTCCATTTACAAAAAGAATGATTTCGTTAGCGTTTATTGCAGTAACCCAATAATTATCACCTAACTTAACTGTGTCAGGAATAGATTCGTAAGTATTTGTTTCTTTAATGTAACGCTCGTATTTCCCGTTATGTTTCTTTATTGCTCCAAAATAGTCAAAGCATGCATTTTCTAATTCATCAGCTTCGTCGAATAAATCATATACGATGGAGCAGAAGTTGTTTGTATAATATAACGGTGCCGGGTCATGTACGTAAGTAATCTTTTCTGTAGTGCCCGTGGGGGTAATCGTCATTTCAACATTTGCATAATCTTCTTCAACGAAGAACATTCCGTCATAAATTCGTCCAACATAATTCCATGTGCCAAATAGCGATTTTGAAGAACTTGTGTAAACAGAGGCTGCACTCATTTTAGACACGTCGTTGCATTCGGCTGCAATATAATCGCATTCGTATAGCGTATCATTGGAAAGCATATAGCCGAACGAACTGTAATCATAATTGTCTTTTTCGTATAACGTGTCTATGTCGACGAATCCTAAATATTTGCCGGTTTCCCACGAAAATGAATTTGAGGATTCTTTGTAAATACAATCGTGTTCAAGATGATAGTATCTCAAATGAATTGTGTCTAAGAAGGCAAACTCGCGAGTTTGCGTCCATGAAAGGATGCGCTTGTCGCTGTCTGTTTTTTCGGAGAAAGAGCTTGTTGCGATATCCGAGCTGTAAATGGTATCTTCGGAGGATGAAGATACTGGGCCTTCAGAAATACTTGTCGGATTATCTTCGCTGCAAGCGATAAGTGCAATAGCCGTAAAAAGAAGAGATGTAATCTTTTTCATAAATTATTCCCCTAAATTAATCATTGTAATTGCTGACGTACTGACTCAACAATTGCTTTGTATCTTCTGTCGGAAGACCTCTTGCACATTCATTGAATTCGTCGCTGTTATCAATGCTGAATCCTTCTACAGGTCCTTCTTTATAGTAAGATTGATCGTCGCTTTTATCACGTGCACTCAATAAGAATTCTGCGGTTTCTTCTTTGCACAATTTCTCGTTGATGAATCCCAATCTTTGCGTGTTTGTACAAGTCTTTCCGTTGCTAGACATCGTTGTAATGTAGTTCATTCCTGCTGCATTGAATTTAGGAGTCGAAGTAACTTCAAAGAGTTGGTTGCCAATAATGAACGATTGCGTTAAAAAATCTTTAGATTCCTTCTTTATCGTTTTTTCAAGCATCAGCTGCTTGATGGTGGCGTCGCCGATATCATAACCAAAACTACGATTTATAATTTTTCCGATGTTAACATCGTTTGGATCTAGGTTGTCTGAATCAACAGTTGTAATGATATAAATGGAGTCTTTTGTAATTTTCATTGTTCTTATAATTCCACTTATGCCACCGATGTATTTGGAACACTTGATTTCTGTATCCCCAAGGCTTCTCTTGCAACTGGTGACATTCCACGTCCCATAAATATCATTGTGGTCACTACTCAATGCCAACGTTTCGTAGTTGCGGTAAACGTCAAGAAACTGTTGCTCATCGGGATCATCCGAAACTTCCTTTTCTGTTGGCCCCATCCAGAGTGAATCGCCAACAATCTTATAAGTGCCCGGATCTAGAGATTCTGGATATTCTTCCCAAGCGAATGTTTTGGTGTCGGGGTGGTAATTGCAAGCGTATGTTCCCTGATAAATACGTCCCGTTGCTTCGTCGTACTTAATCGGAATGGCGTATGTGTAACCATCGCCAAAATCCGTTATTGCCTGAGTTGATGGCTTTGTTGTTTGAGTGTTGTCGAGCCCCGATGTCGGATTGTCTTCACTGCAGGCGGTGAGCATGAACATGCCAAATAAAACTGCGTAAGTCTTTTTCATATTAGAAACCCTTCTTAATTCAAATGAAATATATTAAATTTGTCTATTAAGGAGGCTGTCATGGTTAAAAATAAAGATAAAGTGTTCAGCAAGGTTGCTGAAACCGCCAAAGAAAGCGATATGATGCGCATGCGACGCATAGACGGCTCCCAAAATGGAGCCACGTTACGGACAAGAGTCGTCCGAGACAAGACAAAGTACAACAGAAATTTGAAACACAAGAAATCCCTCGCCGATGCGGGGGATTTCCCTTTTTTATGGGGAAATTTGGGGTTGAATGCGTTTGATGTTTTATGCCCTATTTTTGAATGTGTCATATACTGACAATTTGCGATTTTTCGCATTTTGCGAAATTAAAAAGCCACATCCACTTTTAATCCGGCGGAGCCTCCAAGTAAGTCCACTGCTGGAGTAACAAGAATTTTTGTGTCGTTCTTGAGCTCGGCGCGTCTCTTCTTGTAGATCTCGTAGACTCGTTCGTACGCGGCGCGTTTGCTATTCTCGCCGGTGCTGGTGATGATTGTGTAGAGGCTGACAAATAGACCTATAGAACTTGCGGTTATTAGGCTAACGCCTGAAATTTGTAGAGTTTGTCTGTGAATTTCGGCCCATGAATTCCTGTCGTTTTTTTCGTTATCGCTAAAAGCGATGATTGTGGTGAAAATGCCAAATCCTAGAGCGACTCCGCTGACAACGCTTCCGATTGTTGCTTCTTTGACAATGTCTTTTTCGGATTGGATCAAGTTCTCGTAATAGCCATCAAA
The DNA window shown above is from Fibrobacter sp. UWB16 and carries:
- the cdaA gene encoding diadenylate cyclase CdaA, whose product is MTLFKLFGIIDVRMADILDVLLISVILYYIFLLFRGTRAAQMIFGGFLLILAWLIAQWWELHTLVWMLSNLATLGIIAIVILFQPEIRSALTRIGQSVSKVDLRNILFHASGLDDIAQKICSAVQDLAKTKTGALIVLEKRVGLKNYADTGEYLDARISSRLLRALFFPNSALHDGAVILNCKSIVAAGCILPMPTGNAEGDAGYGMRHRAAKALAAESDALIIIVSEETGKISTAYRNNLRRGLTPKELKAEIFRHWHDLFNEVIEEDQAEGENEAVENKV
- the tilS gene encoding tRNA lysidine(34) synthetase TilS, producing MTFDLVENIRHHGFKRLLLAVSGGLDSICLAHYFIENRDALGIEWLGIAHVHHGLREGTADRDAKFVEEFAKSHDVPFFLKKLDGEALKDADGSLEENARDARYKALVEIALNKKWRSRNGVRDDIEEGCVTIAIVTAHHAGDQAETMYMRLKRGTTLAGLRGIQEVREILDKKEMPSPYADHAHISAKALSDQRDQVGHDIPCIHIYRPFLNVTRSDLLAYARENGLSWCEDESNADVKFARNKIRHEFLPNLERECPGAIQQLCKIAGLADKAYAKVIAKCSRSFDFAQDDTRGFPLTSASPQDDNAIRTIALDKKKLNKILREYANADLSEMFRLWLTEKGFRFPIGFFYGPKEPAHVKIPVRAVYRRRSVVKIAHTVWICEFKDALSAAKFVSCEKKEKDYNESTKEASSV
- the ftsH gene encoding ATP-dependent zinc metalloprotease FtsH, with product MNQPKKPAPFKNKNFIIVLIMLLMLFVMFPMTGKESSKDITRTEFLAMMGDSTKVITELTLQKTPDGVIIEGAYEMSPEEIAEAKKSQSALARFTRNSTDTKNKHFKSHMLDISNEQISTWEAFKGVKVKVIHESTTWIDTLVAFLPAILLIAFFYIMMSRQMGGGGKSPFSFGKSQVRQLNSQKKTTFNDVAGCDEAKQDLQELVEFLKDPKKYDKLGGRIPKGALLVGPPGTGKTLLARAVAGEAGVPFFSMSGSDFVEMFVGVGASRVRDLFETGKKNAPCILFIDEIDAVGRQRGAGLGGGHDEREQTLNQLLVEMDGFTANEGVILIAATNRPDVLDKALLRPGRFDRQIVVGLPDLKGREEILKVHLKKRKVPLGDDVDVKAVAKGTPGLAGADLENLVNEAALLAARFNNKKVTMLDFEEARDKLSMGAERRTLLMTDEEKRHTAYHEAGHALMTLLCKHSDPLHKITIIPRGRALGVTMSLPERDQVSYSREYAEERIMIMMSGRLAELIFFNHQSTGASNDIQRATELARKMVTEWGFDEEIGPVCYSRADGEVFLGREISKPKEMSEMMAEKIDNAINNLIKRMDNKARQLLEEHKDKLTDLAEALFEFEVLDREEIDKVMAGEKLTGTKKSRQYKAMEELAKKREEENTPPPDPGDQPPVAPITDVQPAPASGNETATNSVKENE
- the folP gene encoding dihydropteroate synthase; amino-acid sequence: MGIVNVTPDSFFDGGKHNTPEAAYEHAISLVEQGAVILDIGGESSRPGSAPVSVQEELDRVCPVVEALAQTATISEDLDNPGFRKFYISVDTVKAKVAEECMKLGAHIINDISACMMDPKMIETVASTKASVVLNHMRGNFGTMQQDFKPYTNVVQEVQEELLAQVKKLLDAGVEKERICIDPGIGFGKTVQDNIDLMKSVDVMLKDGYPVLIGTSRKSYIGKMPGLETSDRLIPTVTADIIAALGGASVIRVHDVREAKESLLYLEALKSHDAV